A single window of Anomaloglossus baeobatrachus isolate aAnoBae1 chromosome 5, aAnoBae1.hap1, whole genome shotgun sequence DNA harbors:
- the CDCA3 gene encoding cell division cycle-associated protein 3 has translation MGAADSREQQQQATPSRPLINRHLLRVIDPRSPSVGIPRTPIEVVESPQSSRVTAQEGGTAEASAVGDPRSPTQGIVRTPLRPSLHASLNLLAKQLSEVFVSEDSGIEGSPEANKEAPDDQPASDALPPPAESPDDQPASDALPPPAEEEKEPASAEEPVTSPEPPPSTVEKTRGKSPRAAGTKNIRQRPRKVLVSPAHGRSPLKILQEDCSPSMAVQNRQVKILPFQSDQPSSLRTVKISHSSWEMSHNKENTQYTQSEG, from the exons ATGGGGGCAGCAGATTccagagagcagcagcagcaggcgacTCCATCTCGTCCACTCATAAACCGCCACTTGTTGCGTGTGATTGACCCCCGTTCCCCTTCCGTGGGGATCCCCAGGACGCCCATTGAG GTGGTGGAGTCTCCGCAGAgctcccgtgtaaccgcacaagagGGAGGAACGGCTGAAGCCTCTGCTGTTGGTGACCCGCGCTCCCCCACACAGGGCATTGTGCGCACCCCTCTGCGCCCTTCTTTGCATG CTTCCTTGAACCTTCTGGCTAAGCAGCTCAGCGAGGTGTTTGTCTCCGAGGATTCTGGGATTGAGGGCAGCCCAGAAGCCAATAAAGAAGCTCCAGACGACCAACCAGCGAGTGACGCGCTCCCCCCTCCAGCTGAGTCCCCAGACGACCAACCAGCGAGTGACGCGCTCCCCCCACCCGCCGAGGAAGAGAAGGAGCCGGCGTCTGCCGAGGAACCGGTGACGTCTCCTGAGCCCCCTCCGTCCACCGTGGAGAAGACAAGGGGCAAATCTCCACGTGCCGCAG GTACGAAGAACATTCGCCAGCGACCGAGGAAAGTGTTAGTCTCTCCTGCCCACGGCCGGTCACCATTGAAAATCCTGCAGGAGGATTGCTCACCCAGCATGGCCGTGCAAAACCGACAG GTGAAAATCCTCCCGTTCCAGTCTGATCAGCCCTCGTCTCTCCGGACCGTGAAGATCTCGCACTCCAGCTGGGAAATGTCCCATAATAAGGAGAACACACAGTACACGCAGAGCGAAGGCTGA